The DNA region CAACATGGGCTGGAAGCTCTACCAGCAGCAGCGCGAGGCCGACGAGAAGCGCCGCAAGCGCGAGCGCCAGAACGCCGAGAAGAAGGCCGCGGCCCTCAACTCGCAGGCTGACAAGATGCGCGCCAAGGCGACCAAGACCGTCGCCGCCCAGAACATGGCCAAGCGGGCCGAGCGCCTGCTCTCCGGCCTGGAGGCCGTCAGGGTCTCCGACAAGGTGGCCAAGCTGCGCTTCCCCGATCCCTCCCCGTGCGGCAAGACACCGCTGATGGCCGAGGGCCTGTCCAAGTCCTACGGTTCGCTCGAGATCTTCACCGATGTGGACCTGGCCATCGACAAGGGCTCACGCGTCGTCATCCTCGGCCTCAACGGCGCGGGCAAGACCACGCTGCTGCGCCTCCTCGGCGGTGCCGAGAAGCCCGACACCGGCGAGATCATCGAGGGGCACGGCCTCAAGCTCGGCTACTACGCCCAGGAGCACGAGACGCTGGACCCCGAGCGCACCGTCCTGGAGAACATGCGCTCCGCCGCGCCCGACCTCGACCTCGTCGAGGTCCGCAAGACGCTCGGTTCGTTCCTCTTCTCCGGCGACGACGTCGACAAGCCCGCCGGAGTGCTCTCGGGTGGCGAGAAGACCCGTCTCGCCCTGGCCACCCTCGTGGTCTCCTCCGCCAACGTCCTGCTCCTGGACGAGCCGACGAACAACCTCGACCCCGCCAGCCGCGAGGAGATCCTCGGCGCGCTGCGCACCTACAAGGGCGCGGTCGTCCTCGTCACCCACGACGAGGGCGCGGTCGAGGCGCTCCAGCCGGAGCGGATCATCCTGCTGCCCGACGGTGTCGAGGACCTCTGGGGCGCGGACTACCGGGACCTGGTGGCCCTCGCCTGATCCGGCCCGGTGACCCGGTGATCCACCGGGTCTGGATCATTCGGCCCATGCGTGATCCATCATCTGGGTGAGCGGGTCTCGTACCCCGGCGCGGCGCCCGGCAGATGTCTGCCGGGCGCACCCGTGTCAGGCCCGCCCTTCCGTACGGCCCTGACCTGGCCGTTCTTCCCGACGCCCACCCCTGAAGGCCGTGACAGCGTCCGGAATCCTGCATTCCGTTCGTGTCGGCCCGCTCCGGAACAGGGAAACCGCTCGTGCGGACCTTGCCGAATGGGTGGCCAGGAAGCCCAGGAGGGGTGATCATGAGAGTCCAGAGCGCACTTCCTTGAGGAGGCACGGGTGGCCGAGACTCTGAAGAAGGGCAGCCGGGTTACCGGCGCCGCGCGTGACAAGCTCGCGGCAGACCTGAAGAAGAAGTACGA from Streptomyces sp. B1I3 includes:
- a CDS encoding ABC-F family ATP-binding cassette domain-containing protein; amino-acid sequence: MITASGIELRAGARMLIESASFRIAKGDRIGLVGRNGAGKTTLTKCLAGEGTPAGGTITRGGEVGYLPQDPRTGDLDVLARDRILSARGLDETLRRMRENEERMANGKGATREKAMKKYERLETEFLTKGGYAAEAEAATIAAALSLPDRVLGQPLHTLSGGQRRRVELARILFSDADTLLLDEPTNHLDADSIVWLRDYLKSYRGGFIVISHDVELVETVVNKVFYLDANRAQIDIYNMGWKLYQQQREADEKRRKRERQNAEKKAAALNSQADKMRAKATKTVAAQNMAKRAERLLSGLEAVRVSDKVAKLRFPDPSPCGKTPLMAEGLSKSYGSLEIFTDVDLAIDKGSRVVILGLNGAGKTTLLRLLGGAEKPDTGEIIEGHGLKLGYYAQEHETLDPERTVLENMRSAAPDLDLVEVRKTLGSFLFSGDDVDKPAGVLSGGEKTRLALATLVVSSANVLLLDEPTNNLDPASREEILGALRTYKGAVVLVTHDEGAVEALQPERIILLPDGVEDLWGADYRDLVALA